A window from Bos mutus isolate GX-2022 chromosome 1, NWIPB_WYAK_1.1, whole genome shotgun sequence encodes these proteins:
- the KCNMB3 gene encoding LOW QUALITY PROTEIN: calcium-activated potassium channel subunit beta-3 (The sequence of the model RefSeq protein was modified relative to this genomic sequence to represent the inferred CDS: inserted 1 base in 1 codon; substituted 1 base at 1 genomic stop codon), protein MGWPAFSTSGTRRNTDHNDGDPPDVHRKLPSSAGEDRAMLLGFAMMGFSVLMFFVLGVTILKPFLLSTQREESNCTIIHVHTMDDWTDCAFTCGMDCRGQGKYLCLQLFVKLTHSGQKVLLHYNEEAVQINSKCFYTPKCHQHRNDLLRGALDIKEFFDHKNGTPFSCFYSPDSPSEDVILXKKYDQTVIFHCXFRPSLTLLGGVLIGGVVRLTQCLSFLCEKHSTAFRGEVSGKVLHMAQHQFKLWRVGRSKGRSRETLRWWPN, encoded by the exons ATGGGTTG GCCAGCCTTTTCTACCTCAGGGACGAGGAGAAACACAGACCACAATGATGGAGACCCACCAGACGTGCACAGGAAGCTACCATCCAGTGCTGGAGAGGACCGGGCCATGCTGCTAGGGTTTGCAATGATGGGTTTCTCGGTCCTAATGTTCTTCGTGCTTGGAGTAACCATCCTGAAGCCCTTCTTGCTCag CACTCAGAGAGAAGAATCGAACTGCACTATCATTCATGTGCACACCATGGATGACTGGACGGACTGTGCATTTACCTGTGGGATGGACTGCCGAGGTCAGGGCAAGTACCTGTGTCTCCAGCTATTTGTGAAGCTCACCCATTCAGGTCAGAAAGTGCTCCTACATTATAATGAAGAGGCTGTCCAGATAAATTCCAAG TGCTTCTACACACCTAAGTGCCACCAGCATAGAAATGATTTGCTCAGAGGTGCTCTGGACATAAAGGAGTTCTTCGATCACAAAAATGGGACCCCGTTTTCATGCTTCTACAGTCCAGACAGCCCATCCGAAGATGTCATTC ATAAAAAGTACGACCAGACGGTGATCTTCCACTGTTGATTCCGGCCTTCGCTGACCCTGCTGGGCGGCGTCCTGATAGGTGGCGTGGTGAGATTAACACAGTGCCTGTCCTTCTTGTGTGAAAAACACAGCACTGCATTCAGAGGTGAGGTAAGTGGCAAAGTGCTTCATATGGCACAGCATCAATTCAAACTGTGGCGTGTTGGGAGGAGCAAAGGAAGGAGCAGAGAAACCTTAAGATGGTGGCCAAATTAG